Proteins from one Aspergillus nidulans FGSC A4 chromosome VIII genomic window:
- a CDS encoding mitochondrial 54S ribosomal protein uL11m (transcript_id=CADANIAT00002631) — protein sequence MAKKAIAKDQIVKLIVGAGQASPSPPVGPALGSKGVKSMDFCKEFNARTAHITTGVPIPARVTVRPDRSFHFDLRTPTTTYLLLQAAKVEPRKNRIRGAQRPGHEFIGKISLKHVYEIAKIKQSETRLSGLSLEGLCKSVMAQAKSVGIQVVP from the exons ATGGCCAAGAAAGCTATCGCCAAAGACCAGATCGTCAAACTCATTGTCGGAGCCGGACAGGCCAGTCCCAGTCCGCCCGTCGGTCCAGCTCTGGGTAGTAAGGGTGTCAAAAGCATGGATTTTTGTAAG GAATTCAACGCGCGAACAGCGCACATCACTACCGGAGTTCCTATTCCCGCCCGCGTTACAGTCCGCCCCGATCGCTCCTTCCACTTCGACCTGCGAACGCCGACAACGACGTACTTACTGTTGCAAGCCGCCAAGGTAGAACCGCGCAAGAATCGAATCCGCGGCGCCCAGAGACCCGGCCATGAGTTCATTGGCAAGATCTCCTTGAAGCACGTTTACGAGATCGCGAAGATCAAGCAGTCAGAGACGAGACTGTCGGGGTTGAGCTTGGAGGGACTTTGCAAGAGTGTTATGGCACAGGCCAAGTCTGTTGGCATTCAGGTTGTCCCATAG
- a CDS encoding putative mitochondrial carrier protein (Pet8) (transcript_id=CADANIAT00002633): MTESREQGPLVSSLWTRSLIAGAVAGLTVDCSLYPLDTIKTRLQKARHHGPSVSTPSVSPRQTIRGIYAGLPSVLLGSAPSAASFFIVYDGVKRSLSTNLESQSRSHTILAQSLASSMGEIAACAIRVPTEVVKQRAQAGLFGGSSLLALKDILALRHPDPTRGARGGYGQVVRELYRGAGITIAREIPFAVLQFSMWETMKETYARRRQLEGPVPASTSAIFGSIAGAISAGLTTPLDVIKTRVMLARRGDGAEGKAGVRLREVVQGISAEGFGAFFRGIQPRVAWIGIGGAVFLGSYQFAWNTMERRSKEE; this comes from the exons ATGACTGAGTCACGAGAGCAAGGACCATTGGTGTCCTCGCTTTGGACCAGGTCTCTGATT GCCGGCGCCGTTGCCGGTCTTACGGTTGATTGCTCCCTTTACCCCCTCGACACCATCAAGACTCGTCTCCAGAAAGCTAGGCACCACGGCCCATCCGTCTCTACTCCGAGCGTCTCACCCAGACAGACTATCCGTGGCATATACGCCGGTCTCCCATCTGTTCTCCTCGGCTCAGCCCCCTCGgccgcatccttcttcatcgtctaCGATGGCGTCAAGCGCTCCCTATCAACGAACCTCGAGTCACAGTCCCGCAGCCATACAATCCTCGCACAGTCGCTTGCGTCGTCGATGGGCGAGATTGCAGCATGCGCAATCAGAGTGCCAACGGAGGTTGTCAAACAAAGAGCACAGGCTGGCCTTTTCGGCGGCTCGAGTCTGCTTGCCCTAAAGGATATCTTAGCCCTGCGGCATCCAGACCCGACGAGAGGCGCAAGGGGTGGCTATGGACAGGTTGTACGGGAACTGTACCGAGGCGCGGGGATTACAATTGCGCGTGAGATTCCATTCGCGGTCCTGCAGTTTAGCATGTGGGAGACGATGAAGGAAACATATGCTAGACGGAGGCAGTTGGAAGGGCCGGTGCCGGCGTCCACGAGCGCAATCTTTGGAAGCATTGCCGGTGCGATCTCGGCTGGGTTGACGACGCCGCTGGATGTTATCAAAACGCGGGTTATGCTGGCGCGGCGGGGCGATGGTGCGGAGGGCAAAGCCGGGGTTCGACTTAGGGAAGTCGTGCAGGGAATCTCTGCGGAAGGCTTTGGCGCGTTCTTCAGGGGTATCCAGCCCCGCGTTGCGTGGATCGGTATTGGAGGTGCAGTGTTCTTGGGGAGTTACCAGTTCGCCTGGAATACTATGGAGCGGAGGTCGAAGGAGGAGTAA
- a CDS encoding putative protein kinase (transcript_id=CADANIAT00002632), translated as MTSKQTDFADGRNPAQFANPEPQSVDRMASGRHSDSGSSDAKIKQQPAQVRFSSVTEEYELPESSADANRAASQNSQKQEDELRSLAASLQKSTLQESRLFNFSYDPVSLPTSRVASRESSERNGSNLPSTHTSPPASAMQSPPLTPAATHSHEAKNNDSAPGEPAQTTAKQAPPLPSQPSEITPSASPPTSAQSKNAVAQSAPSSRPPSTDQLSKQTGVTQTSSHPLNGTRHRAQFFVGPEAGSRDESPPMTPSVAVNSYTPPGAITPIGEPNDPYARSKRPPQSKNLAQLDPRFIFNGRDLKRRGQHSGTYARPSTARSSSASDLKGSDKRAGIFGGKKDVRQPDTESKPHGHMAELKRFFKMGHKHKRGESPTSKKSSRSSGKNTPYQMATDNVPFADDHGLNSKYGKLGKVLGSGAGGSVRLLKRNSDGVTFAVKQFRERHSWETMKEYSKKVTAEFCIGSTLHHGNIIETLDIIQEGSHWYEVMEYAPYDLFAIVMTGKMSKEEVACSFKQILSGVAYLHGMGLAHRDLKLDNVVVNEHGIMKLIDFGSAVVFRYPFENDIVPASGIVGSDPYLAPEVYDEKKYDPRPTDIWSLAIIFCCMSLRRFPWKQPRVSDNSYRLFVSTPTPGTPVPDADPRRHRPVKSAPDLHSAAIEDKPPQYAANISEEPSKIMATPPRSPVKPTTGNQEENLPPETTQEKPPTKDTNCDKANTQNKPTRTTSKEAPPLPPGSAQAAGQRQEVIKGPWRLLRLLPRESRYIIGRMLKVSVKDRATLDDVLTDEWVRNIRACQQEVTGEVIKAPGHTHVLEPPSPSVPVASKAK; from the exons ATGACGTCCAAACAGACTGACTTCGCCGATGGGAGAAACCCTGCGCAATTCG CAAACCCAGAGCCTCAGTCCGTAGACCGGATGGCTTCCGGACGACATTCTGATTCGGGCAGCAGTGACGCTAAAATTAAGCAGCAACCGGCTCAAGTCCGGTTTTCCTCTGTAACTGAGGAATATGAGCTCCCAGAGTCGTCTGCGGATGCAAACCGGGCCGCGTCCCAGAACAGTCAGAAGCAGGAAGATGAGCTTCGCTCTCTCGCCGCTTCCCTTCAGAAATCCACGCTACAAGAGTCAAGACTGTTCAACTTCTCATACGATCCAGTGTCTCTGCCAACGTCAAGA GTCGCTTCTCGAGAGTCAAGCGAGCGGAATGGATCGAATCTGCCTTCAACTCATacctctcctccagcctcggCAATGCAATCGCCTCCTCTCACGCCAGCCGCGACTCATTCGCATGAAGCGAAAAACAACGATTCTGCACCCGGTGAGCCTGCCCAGACAACAGCGAAGCAAGCGCCTCCTCTGCCGTCCCAGCCGTCCGAGATCACCCCGTCAGCTTCGCCGCCAACAAGCGCACAGTCCAAGAATGCAGTTGCACAGAGCGCCCCCAGTTCACGCCCTCCGTCAACAGATCAACTGTCGAAACAAACTGGTGTCACCCAGACATCCTCGCATCCACTCAATGGGACACGACATCGAGCACAGTTCTTCGTTGGCCCTGAAGCAGGCTCTCGTGATGAAAGCCCACCAATGACACCCAGCGTCGCCGTCAACAGCTATACTCCTCCAGGCGCGATTACCCCAATCGGCGAACCGAATGACCCTTACGCACGCAGCAAGCGGCCCCCTCAATCGAAAAATCTTGCGCAGCTTGACCCGCGGTTCATATTTAACGGTCGTGACTTGAAGCGCAGGGGTCAACATTCTGGAACGTATGCTCGCCCATCAACGGCGCGCTCCTCCAGTGCGTCGGATCTAAAGGGAAGCGACAAGCGTGCCGGTATCTTCGGGGGGAAGAAAGATGTGCGACAGCCAGATACAGAGAGCAAGCCGCATGGCCATATGGCGGAACTCAAGCGATTCTTCAAGATGGGCCACAAGCATAAGCGCGGGGAATCACCTACGTCGAAGAAATCCAGCCGCTCATCCGGAAAGAACACGCCTTATCAAATGGCAACCGATAACGTCCCATTTGCGGATGATCATGGTCTCAACTCCAAGTATGGTAAGCTTGGGAAGGTTCTGGGCTCGGGCGCCGGTGGCTCTGTTCGGCTGCTAAAGCGTAATAGCGACGGTGTAACATTTGCCGTTAAGCAGTTCAGGGAGCGCCATTCCTGGGAAACAATGAAGGAATACTCCAAGAAGGTGACTGCTGAATTTTGCATTGGGTCCACTCTTCATCACGGAAATATAATCGAAACACTCGATATCATTCAAGAGGGAAGCCACTGGTACGAGGTTATGGAATATGCGCCGTACGACTTGTTTGCAATTGTCATGACGGGCAAGATGTCGAAAGAAGAAGTCGCCTGCTCTTTCAAGCAGATCCTAAGTGGTGTTGCTTACCTCCACGGAATGGGTTTAGCTCATCGGGACTTGAAATTGGACAACGTAGTAGTCAATGAGCATGGAATCATGAAGCTCATTGATTTTGGAAGTGCAGTGGTTTTCCGATATCCATTTGAGAACGACATAGTGCCTGCATCAG GAATCGTTGGCTCGGATCCATATTTGGCACCAGAGGTTTATGACGAGAAAAAATATGATCCTCGCCCAACAGATATCTGGTCTCTGGCTATTATTTTCTGCTGCATGAGCCTACGCAGATTCCCATGGAAGCAACCCCGAGTTAGCGATAACTCTTATAGACTGTTTGTTTCAACGCCAACACCGGGCACTCCGGTACCAGACGCTGATCCAAGACGGCACCGCCCCGTCAAATCTGCGCCGGATTTACATAGTGCCGCCATTGAGGACAAGCCTCCGCAGTACGCGGCAAACATAAGCGAAGAGCCTTCGAAAATCATGGCTACGCCCCCGCGGTCCCCTGTTAAGCCCACGACAGGCAACCAAGAGGAAAACCTCCCCCCGGAGACCACACAGGAGAAGCCACCAACAAAGGACACCAACTGTGATAAGGCTAATACACAGAACAAACCCACTCGGACCACCAGCAAAGAGGCACCTCCGCTTCCGCCCGGGTCGGCGCAAGCGGCTGGTCAACGTCAGGAAGTCATAAAAGGGCCTTGGAGGCTACTTCGGCTCCTTCCCCGGGAAAGCCGCTACATCATTGGTCGCATGCTCAAAGTGAGCGTGAAAGACCGGGCAACGCTTGACGACGTGCTCACGGACGAGTGGGTCCGCAATATCAGAGCATGTCAGCAGGAGGTGACTGGAGAAGTGATCAAAGCTCCTGGCCATACGCACGTCCTTGAGCCCCCTTCCCCTAGTGTGCCGGTGGCCAGCAAGGCCAAATGA
- a CDS encoding survival factor 1 family protein (transcript_id=CADANIAT00002630) has product MNWLKSTLSAVAGTQEPIYGPEAIQPVSQQQTEDAPYTELTKHDLRWRAYQYTNVETQTYYAMADNGTLVMVQIIYSNIAGIHTTAQFNCKIFNTSGDGTPHIWFSDPLYNHMFDESMSSFAADNISLSLNEEGNAYTLKSAVNEGCLVDLTFNRAAPGFAIGKDGTTYFGTDPQNPWGSMRHMFWPRCNVTGTITTKEKVHDMTGRGMFSQALQGMKPHHAASRWNFINFQTPSFSAIMMEFTTPPSYGSTVVNVGGIAKDGEIIYAGTTNSATHTEASQDETSDWPEPKSIKWVWEGKTKDGKTVTAEVDGPLGPKLDRIDVMAEVPGFIKTIAGSVAGARPYIFQYSPQQKLSLKLKVGDEEFTEEGSMFSEATFIS; this is encoded by the exons ATGAATTGGCTCAAATCCAC TCTGTCCGCCGTTGCGGGCACGCAGGAACCGATATATGGCCCTGAAGCCATCCAGCCGGTCTCCCAGCAACAGACTGAGGATGCCCCGTACACCGAGCTCACCAAGCACGACTTGCGGTGGCGTGCCTATCAGTACACCAATGTAGAGACTCAGACGTACTATGCTATGGCTGATAATGGCACGTTGGTGATGGTCCAGATCATCTACAGCAACATCGC GGGCATCCATACTACCGCCCAGTTCAACTGCAAGATCTTCAACACTTCCGGCGACGGTACCCCACACATCTGGTTCTCGGACCCTCTGTACAACCACATGTTTGATGAAAGCATGTCCTCCTTTGCTGCTGATAACATTTCACTGTCTCTAAATGAGGAGGGCAATGCCTACACCCTTAAGTCCGCCGTGAACGAAGGGTGTCTTGTGGACTTGACGTTCAACCGCGCTGCGCCTGGCTTTGCTATTGGCAAAGATGGTACTACATACTTTGGTACCGACCCCCAAAATCCCTGGGGTTCGATGCGCCATATGTTCTGGCCTCGGTGTAATGTCACGGGAACCATCACCACAAAGGAGAAGGTGCACGACATGACAGGCCGAGGAATGTTCTCTCAGGCTCTTCAGGGCATGAAGCCCCACCATGCAG CTTCTCGCTGGAACTTCATCAACTTTCAAACTCCGTCATTTTCCGCTATCATGATGGAGTTCACAACACCACCATCGTACGGGTCTACCGTGGTTAACGTTGGCGGTATCGCCAAGGACGGCGAGATCATTTATGCCGGAACTACCAACAGTGCAACCCACACAGAGGCGTCCCAAGATGAGACGAGCGACTGGCCGGAGCCAAAGTCCATCAAATGGGTCTGGGAAGGCAAGACGAAAGACGGCAAAACCGTTACAGCGGAGGTTGATGGCCCCCTCGGGCCTAAGCTAGACCGTATCGACGTCATGGCTGAAGTGCCGGGCTTTATCAAGACCATTGCCGGTAGTGTCGCAGGGGCACGACCTTACATCTTCCAG TACTCCCCTCAACAGAAGCTCTCCCTCAAACTCAAGGTCGGCGACGAGGAGTTCACGGAGGAGGGCAGCATGTTCTCCGAGGCCACTTTCATTTCCTAA
- a CDS encoding WD repeat protein (transcript_id=CADANIAT00002634): MARKLSHQRVTYVLPPSDAPGGHRLGVNGLAIDSASSILYSAGRDGVICSWDLDLPSLTSSSSSARQPGPTKFRNQVQAHTHWVNDIVLTQNNSALVTASSDTTVRLWRPHSESTDVPEPIGKHTDYVKALASPGSHSTWVASGGLDHKVNLWDLNGNGQILSIGASGAERSAKGSVYALGAVSSVIASGGPEKLVRVWDPKSGKLITKFVGHTDNIRDILINSDGDTIMTASSDQTVKIWSLTAGRCMHTLTMHNDSVWSLYSNHPNLSVFYSSDRSGLVAKTDTRNVSDIEQGICVAALQEHEGVVKVVAAGDYIWTATPKSSINRWSDVDTAAEIDAPRARGGPDSDAAQSDDKSPPKEKPTKVPFESLLLLSNTSTLPSSRIPQGDSASNGQSSSPRQDIDDELGLTLPAYSLPEETVEGQHGLIKYCLLNDRKRTLTQDSAGEVVLWDLLRCVPIKSFGKRHMDDVELEVNTNESVAHWCTIDIRTGRLSVILEPGRCFDAEIYADEADLADYSQIREDQRLNLGKWVLRWLFAPLVDELVKRDAEYRAEAKARAEEMVKSHSVSAPVDIPGKLTVPIPSDPSAVPGRDSIASPTTPFSIGLATTPGSLTSSVLNHGHSYNNLGMSPGESYDHLTSHHSVDMARSSMSDRSSDYFSSPKSHAAIDSDKPLPTPGEQTPTPAAASEPDKEERKKGGSLFGKKFRMDFPKKLGRTSSEVKPQIQEEKAEEPEKTSVKEEKVFENNLSGLIDRTRHEYEEYLTANPGQELVSAFTPSDESEAPALDIPARTVVFIQEESGDSVVASDIYRGTLENISQDREKLEKTVPLWLGDLLLKNQMPIKEPVKIAFTLRPYDDLLPPVVKPETPSLNGTSNNSRLNANRMLRAKKILAYVSERIEEPTNDPLQDALKPEEYLELYCQNKLIPPNMTLATIRVTHWRNATDMVLHYKANGKKAIRLIGSANDANGQGEAQSNQQSQSESCAVPNGEEASASHGSTASGSVSTNIN, from the exons ATGGCACGCAAATTAAGCCACCAAAGGGTCACTTATG TGCTCCCTCCCTCTGATGCACCCGGTGGTCATCGGCTGGGCGTCAATGGCTTAGCGATCGACTCAGCGAGTTCCATTCT TTACTCGGCTGGTCGCGATGGAGTGATATGCTCATGGGACCTTGACCTTCCCTCTCTTacctcgtcttcgtcctcagcCCGGCAACCTGGTCCTACAAAGTTTCGAAACCAGGTCCAGGCGCATACGCATTGGGTCAACGATATTGTCTTAACACAAAACAACTCTGCCCTCGTTACGGCTTCGTCTGACACTACGGTCAGGTTATGGCGGCCTCACTCCGAGTCCACTGATGTCCCGGAGCCGATTGGTAAACACACTGACTACGTTAAGGCTCTTGCGAGCCCGGGTTCCCATTCGACCTGGGTTGCATCAGGTGGCTTGGATCACAAGGTCAATCTGTGGGACCTCAATGGAAATGGGCAAATCCTCAGTATAGGCGCGTCGGGCGCGGAGCGGAGTGCCAAGGGCTCTGTTTACGCTTTGGGCGCTGTATCCTCCGTCATTGCCAGCGGAGGGCCGGAGAAATTGGTGAGGGTGTGGGATCCAAAGTCCGGAAAATTAATCACCAAGTTTGTCGGACATACGGATAATATCCGGGACATTCTCATTAACAGTGATGGCGATACAATCATGACGGCTTCGTCCGACCAAACCGTCAAGATCTGGTCTCTGACGGCGGGTAGATGCATGCACACGTTGACCATGCATAACGACAGTGTCTGGTCGCTGTACTCTAACCATCCGAATTTATCTGTCTTTTATTCCAGTGACCGGTCCGGCTTGGTTGCCAAGACCGATACAAGAAATGTTTCTGATATTGAACAGGGTATCTGCGTGGCTGCATTGCAAGAGCACGAGGGAGTAGTCAAAGTCGTGGCAGCTGGAGACTATATCTGGACTGCAACACCGAAATCCAGTATCAATCGCTGGAGCGATGTCGATACGGCTGCTGAGATCGATGCTCCCAGAGCCCGTGGTGGTCCAGACTCTGACGCTGCACAGTCAGATGACAAGTCGCCGCCAAAGGAAAAGCCAACTAAGGTACCATTTGAATCGCTTTTACTTCTCTCAAACACATCTACGCTACCTAGTTCACGGATACCTCAAGGCGATTCCGCCTCGAATGGGCAGTCATCCTCACCACGGCAGGATatcgatgatgagctggGCCTCACGCTTCCCGCTTATTCTCTGCCTGAGGAGACAGTGGAAGGTCAGCATGGACTGATCAAGTACTGTCTCTTGAATGACCGGAAACGTACACTAACCCAAGATTCCGCGGGCGAAGTTGTTTTGTGGGACCTGCTTAGG TGTGTACCTATCAAGTCATTCGGCAAGCGTCATATGGACGATGTGGAATTAGAGGTCAACACTAATGAGAGCGTTGCGCACTGGTGCACGATCGATATTCGGACGGGGAGGTTGTCTGTAATACTCGAACCAGGCCGGTGCTTCGACGCGGAGATTTACGCAGATGAGGCTGATCTAGCGGACTATTCACAAATCCGCGAAGACCAAAGAT TGAACCTGGGGAAATGGGTCCTCCGATGGCTCTTCGCTCCATTGGTGGATGAACTTGTCAAGCGTGATGCTGAGTACCGTGCCGAAGCGAAAGCCCGAGCAGAGGAGATGGTCAAATCTCATAGCGTGTCCGCGCCAGTGGATATTCCTGGGAAGTTGACCGTGCCAATACCATCAGACCCGTCTGCCGTTCCGGGACGTGATTCGATTGCCAGTCCTACAACTCCCTTTAGCATAGGCTTAGCAACAACCCCTGGTTCATTGACCTCGTCGGTGCTCAACCATGGACATAGCTACAACAACCTGGGAATGTCTCCTGGGGAATCTTACGATCATTTGACGTCGCATCATAGTGTCGATATGGCTCGGAGCTCAATGTCGGATAGGTCAAGTGACTACTTTTCGTCCCCGAAATCGCATGCAGCGATCGATAGTGACAAGCCGTTGCCTACACCGGGCGAGCAGACGCCAACTCCCGCTGCAGCCAGTGAGCCTGATAAAGAGGAGCGTAAAAAGGGCGGCTCACTCTTTGGCAAGAAGTTCCGAATGGACTTTCCCAAGAAGCTAGGACGCACTTCGTCTGAAGTCAAGCCCCAGAtccaggaggagaaggcggagGAACCAGAAAAGACGTcggtgaaagaagagaaagttTTCGAGAACAATCTCAGCGGCTTGATTGATCGGACGCGTCATGAGTATGAGGAATACCTCACCGCTAATCCGGGCCAGGAGTTAGTATCTGCATTTACACCTAGCGACGAGAGCGAAGCACCAGCGCTGGATATACCGGCCCGCACGGTGGTTTTTATTCAGGAAGAGTCAGGAGACTCCGTCGTGGCTTCGGATATCTACAGGGGTACTCTGGAGAATATCAGTCAGGATCGAGAGAAGCTTGAGAAGACGGTGCCGTTATGGCTAGGcgatctgctgctgaag AACCAAATGCCTATCAAGGAGCCTGTCAAAATCGCATTTACGCTAAGGCCCTACGATGACCTATTGCCCCCTGTCGTCAAACCAGAGAC ACCAAGCCTCAATGGCACATCCAACAACTCCCGTCTGAATGCGAACCGGATGCTTCGAGCCAAGAAGATCCTGGCGTACGTATCAGAACGCATTGAAGAGCCAACCAACGACCCGCTGCAGGACGCACTCAAACCGGAGGAGTACCTTGAGCTGTACTGCCAGAACAAG CTCATACCCCCAAATATGACCCTCGCCACCATCAGGGTCACTCACTGGCGAAACGCCACTGACATGGTCCTTCACTACAAGGCCAACGGTAAGAAGGCGATCCGGCTGATAGGATCTGCGAATGACGCCAACGGTCAGGGTGAAGCCCAATCCAACCAGCAATCTCAGTCGGAATCATGTGCGGTCCCTAATGGTGAGGAAGCGAGTGCTTCACATGGCAGCACAGCTTCAGGTTCGGTGTCTACAAACATTAATTGA